A portion of the Aphanothece sacrum FPU1 genome contains these proteins:
- a CDS encoding RidA family protein, with protein sequence MSNYQVIRTENAPAPVGPYNQAIAATGKLLFVAGQIPLDATTGEIVGNGDITQQTQQVMRNLEAILKAAGTSYNYVVKTTVFLSDLTNFGEMNQVYAQYFNSERAPARACVEVSRLPKDVLVEIDCIAVINEQI encoded by the coding sequence ATGAGTAATTATCAAGTAATTCGTACAGAAAATGCCCCCGCACCCGTTGGCCCGTATAATCAAGCGATCGCAGCTACAGGGAAATTATTATTTGTAGCAGGACAAATTCCTTTAGATGCAACTACGGGGGAAATTGTGGGAAATGGAGATATTACCCAACAAACCCAACAAGTAATGAGAAATCTTGAAGCTATTTTAAAAGCTGCTGGAACCAGTTATAATTATGTAGTAAAAACGACAGTGTTTCTCAGTGATTTAACAAATTTTGGAGAGATGAATCAAGTTTATGCTCAATATTTTAATTCAGAAAGGGCCCCCGCTCGCGCTTGTGTAGAAGTGTCTCGTCTTCCTAAAGATGTGTTAGTTGAAATTGATTGTATTGCGGTGATTAATGAGCAAATTTAG
- the mfd gene encoding transcription-repair coupling factor has protein sequence MVFSSLIRTLQKSPLTQELLGKLKQQGYLGLKGAPRLPKGLISSTLAQSNQQNLLVICATLEEAGRWAAQLEIMGWKTVNFYPTSEASPYESFNPESEMIWGQMQVLSILNNQVSTNNQLAIVTTEKALQPHLPPPNIFQDYCLTLQVGMTQSSKKIDEVLVKLGYERVSLVETEGQWSRRGDIIDIFPVSSELPLRLEWFGDELEKIREFDPATQRSLDKIEQLILTPTSFIPIIANAIKDKNYSLNDYLSAEEQENLEQNNYPPGMGRFLGLAFDTPACILDYLRDNTLLVFDEIEQCNSHNDRWLDYLDDNWQELEPSVPKIHRRFNELLELTDKFPRLYLSELSEVTDTKAIELSSRPIPTTPNQFARLAEILRGKREIYSGISLNKYATWLISAQPSRTVSLLEEHDCAAQFIPNPRDYPAINKFQIQNTAIALKYSGLAELEGFILPTFRIVVVTDKEFFGQHVLATAGYVRKRRRAASKQIDINQLHPGDYVVHKSHGIGKFLKLESLSTREYLVIQYEDGLLRIPADSLDSISRYRQTGNQPPELHKMSGKAWQNTKQRVRKSIKKLAVDLLNLYAKRSKQVGYPYASDTPWQQELEDSFPYQPTPDQLKAIQEVKIDLESDRPMDRLVCGDVGFGKTEVAVRAIFKAVTTGHKQVVLLAPTTILTQQHYHTLKERFAPYPIQIGLLNRFRTISEKKDIVQRLATGELDIVVGTHQLLGKTVKFKDLGLLVIDEEQRFGVNQKEKIKAIKTQVDVLTLSATPIPRTLYMSLSGIREMSLITTPPPSRRPIKTHLSSYNVDVIRTAIRNELDRGGQIFYVVPRVEGIEEVAGQLKKMVPSARILVAHGQMDVNELEITMLEFNNGEADILVCTTIIESGLDIPRVNTIIVEDSQKFGLSQLYQLRGRVGRSGIQAHAWLLYPSKGELTETARQRLRALQEFSQLGSGYQLATRDMEIRGVGNLLGAEQSGQMEAIGFEFYMEMLQEAIKEIQGQEIPKVEDTQIDLQLTAFIPADYIPDLQQKIDAYRTITLANSKEDLTQIAADWIDRYGKIPSSVQQLFAIIELKQIAKSLGFSRIKPEGKEHIVLETPMEEPAWKLLQENLPNHLRSRFVYSPKKVTVRGLGIVRPNKQLESLIEWLGKMKGALPEQKIE, from the coding sequence ATGGTTTTTTCTTCACTGATTCGTACCTTACAAAAATCTCCCTTAACCCAAGAACTATTAGGGAAACTTAAACAACAAGGGTACTTAGGATTAAAAGGTGCGCCTCGACTTCCTAAAGGGTTAATTTCTTCAACTTTAGCCCAATCTAATCAGCAAAATTTATTAGTGATTTGTGCTACCCTCGAAGAAGCAGGAAGATGGGCCGCACAATTAGAAATTATGGGTTGGAAAACGGTTAATTTTTATCCTACTTCTGAAGCTTCTCCCTACGAATCTTTTAACCCTGAATCTGAGATGATTTGGGGACAAATGCAAGTACTATCAATTCTAAATAATCAAGTATCAACGAATAATCAGTTAGCTATTGTCACTACAGAAAAAGCCTTACAACCCCATTTACCTCCCCCGAATATTTTTCAAGATTATTGTCTAACTTTGCAAGTGGGAATGACACAATCTTCTAAAAAAATTGATGAAGTATTAGTTAAATTAGGATATGAGAGAGTCTCTTTAGTTGAAACAGAAGGGCAATGGAGTCGCCGAGGTGATATTATTGATATATTTCCTGTTTCTTCAGAATTACCTCTGCGTTTAGAATGGTTTGGGGATGAATTAGAAAAAATCCGAGAATTTGATCCCGCAACTCAACGTTCCCTAGATAAAATAGAGCAATTAATATTAACTCCAACTAGCTTTATTCCCATTATAGCTAATGCAATTAAAGATAAAAATTATTCATTAAATGATTATTTATCTGCCGAAGAACAAGAGAATTTAGAACAGAATAATTATCCGCCAGGAATGGGTAGATTTTTAGGATTAGCTTTTGATACTCCTGCTTGTATTTTAGATTATTTAAGAGATAATACGCTGTTAGTTTTTGATGAAATTGAACAGTGTAACTCTCATAATGATCGCTGGTTAGATTATCTAGATGATAACTGGCAAGAATTAGAACCTAGTGTACCTAAAATTCATCGAAGATTTAACGAATTATTAGAATTAACTGACAAATTTCCCAGATTATATTTATCTGAATTATCAGAAGTAACTGATACAAAAGCAATAGAATTATCAAGTCGTCCCATTCCTACTACTCCTAATCAATTTGCCAGACTCGCAGAAATCTTGAGAGGAAAAAGAGAAATTTATAGTGGAATTAGTTTAAATAAATATGCAACTTGGTTAATTTCTGCCCAACCTTCCCGTACCGTTTCTTTATTAGAAGAACATGATTGTGCTGCTCAATTTATTCCTAATCCCCGTGATTATCCAGCCATCAATAAATTCCAGATTCAAAATACAGCAATTGCTCTAAAATATTCAGGATTAGCTGAATTAGAAGGCTTTATTTTGCCCACTTTTCGGATTGTTGTTGTTACAGATAAAGAATTCTTTGGACAGCACGTTTTAGCCACAGCTGGATATGTGCGTAAACGTCGCCGTGCAGCTTCTAAACAAATTGATATTAATCAACTCCATCCAGGGGATTATGTAGTTCATAAAAGTCATGGAATTGGTAAATTTTTAAAGTTAGAAAGTTTATCTACTCGTGAATATTTAGTTATTCAATATGAAGACGGTTTATTGCGAATTCCGGCGGATTCTCTTGATAGTATTTCTCGCTATCGTCAAACAGGAAATCAACCTCCTGAACTCCATAAAATGTCAGGAAAAGCCTGGCAAAATACAAAACAAAGAGTCCGTAAATCAATTAAAAAATTAGCGGTTGATTTATTAAATCTATATGCGAAACGCTCAAAACAAGTGGGTTATCCCTATGCGTCTGATACTCCTTGGCAACAAGAGTTAGAAGATTCTTTTCCCTATCAACCAACTCCAGATCAATTAAAAGCTATTCAAGAGGTTAAAATAGATTTAGAAAGCGATCGCCCGATGGATAGATTAGTCTGTGGAGATGTGGGATTTGGGAAAACAGAAGTAGCAGTGCGGGCTATTTTTAAAGCAGTTACTACTGGACATAAACAGGTTGTTTTATTAGCCCCAACTACAATTTTAACTCAACAACATTATCATACCCTAAAAGAAAGATTTGCACCCTATCCTATTCAGATTGGTTTATTAAATAGATTTCGTACAATATCGGAGAAAAAAGACATTGTGCAACGGTTAGCAACCGGGGAATTAGACATAGTAGTAGGGACTCATCAATTATTAGGAAAAACTGTAAAATTTAAAGATTTGGGATTATTAGTAATTGACGAAGAACAACGATTTGGAGTAAATCAGAAAGAAAAAATTAAAGCAATAAAAACTCAAGTTGATGTTTTAACATTGAGTGCCACACCTATTCCAAGAACCTTATATATGTCTCTTTCAGGAATACGAGAAATGAGTTTGATTACGACTCCTCCCCCTTCTCGTCGCCCTATTAAAACCCATTTATCTAGTTATAATGTTGATGTGATTAGAACTGCTATCCGTAACGAATTAGATAGAGGTGGACAGATTTTTTATGTAGTTCCTAGAGTCGAAGGAATTGAAGAAGTTGCCGGACAATTAAAAAAAATGGTTCCCAGTGCTAGAATATTAGTAGCTCATGGTCAAATGGATGTCAATGAATTAGAAATAACTATGTTAGAATTTAATAATGGAGAGGCTGATATTTTAGTCTGTACAACCATTATTGAATCAGGATTAGATATTCCTAGAGTTAATACTATTATTGTCGAAGATTCGCAAAAATTTGGATTATCTCAACTGTATCAATTAAGAGGTCGAGTCGGACGTTCAGGTATACAAGCCCATGCTTGGTTATTATATCCCAGTAAGGGAGAATTAACAGAAACTGCCCGACAAAGATTAAGAGCATTACAAGAATTTAGTCAATTAGGTTCGGGGTATCAATTAGCAACTCGTGACATGGAAATTAGAGGAGTTGGGAACTTATTGGGAGCAGAACAATCAGGACAAATGGAAGCCATTGGTTTTGAATTTTATATGGAAATGTTACAAGAGGCAATTAAAGAAATTCAAGGTCAAGAAATTCCAAAAGTAGAAGATACTCAAATCGATTTACAATTAACTGCCTTTATTCCGGCAGATTATATACCAGATTTACAACAAAAAATTGATGCTTACCGAACAATTACTTTAGCTAATTCTAAAGAAGATTTAACACAAATTGCAGCAGATTGGATTGATCGTTATGGGAAAATTCCTTCTTCTGTGCAACAATTATTTGCTATAATAGAGTTAAAACAAATTGCTAAATCTTTAGGATTTTCTCGTATTAAACCAGAAGGAAAAGAACATATAGTATTAGAAACTCCCATGGAAGAACCCGCTTGGAAACTGTTACAAGAAAATTTACCCAATCATTTGCGATCGCGCTTTGTTTATAGTCCAAAAAAAGTAACAGTAAGAGGATTAGGAATTGTAAGACCGAATAAACAATTAGAAAGTTTAATCGAATGGTTAGGGAAGATGAAAGGAGCTTTGCCTGAACAAAAAATAGAATAG
- a CDS encoding glucokinase — protein MTMLLAGDIGGTKTILRLVNSQASVNENHLPQQTTLYEQVYPSQEFCDLVPIIRHFFEEASHILNKTLTVKNACFGIAGPVVNNASELTNLHWLLTGTRLEQELFLEKVTLINDFSAIGYGILGLREDDLYTLQDVQPNPQSPIAVLGAGTGLGEGFLLPFPNGSYGIFASEGSHADFAPRTSLEFELMTYIQKNSQISRVSVERVVSGPGIVSIYQFLRDRYPDQETDIMKQIYKVWQEENIDLAAEVSQAALKDKDILCEQTMKIFIEAYGAEAGNLSLKLLPYGGLYIAGGIAAKILPLMLQGDFLKSFRDKGRLGSLLANIPFHIILNPQVGLIGAGLKAAH, from the coding sequence ATGACAATGCTACTCGCTGGGGATATCGGTGGAACGAAAACAATTCTTCGTTTAGTCAACTCACAAGCTTCAGTTAATGAGAATCATTTACCCCAACAAACAACCCTTTATGAACAAGTTTATCCTAGTCAAGAGTTCTGTGACTTAGTGCCAATTATACGTCATTTTTTTGAGGAAGCAAGTCACATATTAAACAAAACATTGACCGTCAAAAATGCTTGTTTTGGCATTGCGGGGCCAGTGGTGAATAATGCTTCAGAACTAACTAATCTCCATTGGTTATTAACAGGCACTCGCTTAGAGCAAGAACTTTTCTTAGAAAAGGTAACTTTAATTAATGATTTTTCTGCCATTGGTTATGGAATTTTAGGATTAAGAGAAGATGATTTATATACTCTACAAGACGTTCAACCTAACCCCCAATCTCCTATTGCTGTTTTAGGGGCCGGAACAGGATTAGGAGAAGGATTTTTATTACCTTTTCCTAATGGGAGTTATGGGATATTTGCCTCAGAAGGATCTCACGCAGATTTTGCCCCTCGTACTTCCTTAGAATTTGAATTAATGACTTATATTCAAAAAAATTCACAAATATCTAGAGTATCAGTAGAACGAGTAGTATCAGGGCCAGGAATTGTTTCAATTTATCAGTTTTTACGCGATCGCTACCCTGATCAAGAAACAGATATTATGAAACAAATTTATAAAGTTTGGCAAGAAGAAAATATTGATTTAGCAGCAGAAGTTTCTCAAGCAGCCCTCAAAGATAAAGATATTTTGTGTGAGCAAACTATGAAAATATTTATAGAAGCTTATGGGGCAGAAGCTGGTAATCTATCCTTAAAATTATTACCCTATGGAGGATTATATATAGCCGGAGGAATTGCCGCTAAAATTTTACCTTTGATGCTACAAGGAGACTTTCTTAAAAGTTTTCGAGATAAGGGACGTTTAGGTTCTTTATTAGCTAATATTCCCTTTCATATTATCTTAAATCCTCAAGTTGGATTAATTGGGGCTGGTTTAAAAGCGGCACACTAA
- the proB gene encoding glutamate 5-kinase: MNSQQTIVIKIGTSSLTQAETGQLALSTIAALVETLTQLRQCGHRVVLVSSGAVGVGCGRLNLKERPKKIALKQAIAAVGQGRLIRVYDDLFSTLGQPIAQVLLTRRELIERTCYVNVYNTFDALLELGVIPIVNENDTVAIEELKFGDNDTLSALVASLIKADWLFILTDVDRLYSADPRFVPDAKPIILVNKAEFAQLQVQAGDKGSQWGTGGMMTKLAAARIATSAGVRTVITHGKYPHNLFKILQGENIGTQFEPQPKSDNARKRWIAYGLLPTGKLYLDSGAVRAICQGGKSLLAAGITKIEGQFEATEAVQLCDGNGKEIARGIVNYNREEIDKIKGHRSDEIAQLLGYEGVETVIHRDNLVVSNG; encoded by the coding sequence ATGAATTCTCAACAAACCATTGTCATTAAAATTGGTACATCTAGTTTGACCCAAGCAGAAACGGGACAATTAGCTTTATCAACTATCGCTGCTTTAGTAGAAACCTTAACTCAATTACGACAATGTGGTCATCGAGTAGTCTTAGTTTCTTCTGGTGCAGTTGGGGTAGGATGTGGACGACTTAATTTAAAAGAACGTCCCAAAAAAATAGCTCTAAAACAAGCGATCGCGGCTGTGGGACAAGGGCGTTTAATTAGGGTTTATGACGACCTTTTTAGCACTTTAGGACAACCTATTGCCCAAGTCTTATTAACCCGTCGAGAATTGATAGAAAGGACTTGTTATGTGAATGTTTATAATACTTTTGATGCTCTGTTGGAATTAGGAGTAATTCCTATTGTCAATGAGAATGATACAGTAGCAATTGAAGAATTAAAATTTGGGGATAATGACACTCTTTCCGCCTTAGTTGCTAGTTTAATTAAAGCGGACTGGTTATTTATTTTAACGGATGTAGATAGGCTATATTCGGCTGATCCTCGTTTCGTACCAGATGCTAAACCTATTATTTTAGTGAATAAGGCTGAATTTGCCCAATTACAAGTTCAAGCGGGGGATAAAGGTTCTCAGTGGGGAACAGGTGGAATGATGACCAAATTAGCTGCAGCGCGAATTGCTACCAGTGCTGGGGTTAGAACAGTCATTACTCATGGAAAATATCCTCACAACTTGTTTAAAATATTACAAGGAGAGAATATTGGCACTCAGTTTGAACCCCAACCTAAGAGTGATAATGCTCGTAAACGTTGGATAGCTTATGGGTTATTACCAACAGGAAAATTATACTTAGATAGTGGGGCAGTTCGGGCAATTTGTCAAGGAGGAAAATCCTTATTAGCTGCCGGAATTACCAAAATTGAAGGACAATTTGAGGCGACAGAAGCCGTACAATTATGTGATGGAAATGGTAAAGAAATTGCTAGAGGAATTGTTAATTATAATAGGGAGGAAATTGATAAAATAAAGGGACATCGTTCTGATGAAATTGCTCAATTATTAGGCTATGAAGGGGTAGAGACTGTTATTCATCGAGATAACTTAGTTGTTAGTAATGGATAG
- a CDS encoding 2-succinylbenzoate--CoA ligase yields the protein MLNSLLSLLKKYLNQGCLLGYNSKDFYDLTRDYLKKINDIKKKNLTPKILLLEQNDYKFLAAFLAGIIAECPIFLGYNQWGQIELEQVIDLVQPNLIIGLNITEQLTPNFTLINSELLNLKNKIMIPTGGTSGKIRFTIHTWETLSASVKGFTDFFEVNTVNSFCTLPLYHVSGLMQFMRSFLTGGKIIIYPYTRLKQNDKIELDLSDFFISLVPTQLQFLLDNKPKLLTQFKTILLGGAPAWPCLLDTARNYKLNVAPTYGMTETASQIVTLKPENFLSGNQSTGQVLPHANILIDSKTGLISIQAKSLFLGYYPHQENPNQFMTDDLGYFDHENYLYIVGRNNQKIITGGENVFPKEIESAILETGLVKDISVIGIFDPQWGQAVTALYLPNNSSVQVEAIKASINYKLSKFKQPKYWIPLTQLPRNQQGKLNYQKLREIALTYLNCNK from the coding sequence ATGCTTAACAGCTTATTATCTCTCTTAAAAAAATACTTAAATCAAGGTTGTTTGCTTGGTTATAATAGTAAAGATTTCTATGATTTAACAAGAGATTATCTAAAAAAAATTAATGATATCAAAAAGAAGAACTTAACTCCTAAAATTTTATTACTAGAACAAAATGATTATAAATTTTTAGCTGCATTTTTGGCTGGAATTATCGCTGAATGCCCTATTTTTTTAGGTTATAATCAATGGGGACAAATAGAATTAGAACAAGTAATTGATTTAGTTCAACCTAATCTAATTATTGGATTAAATATAACAGAACAATTAACCCCTAATTTTACTCTGATTAATTCTGAATTATTAAACTTAAAAAATAAGATAATGATTCCCACTGGAGGAACATCAGGAAAAATTCGTTTTACTATTCATACTTGGGAAACTTTATCCGCTTCTGTTAAAGGATTTACTGATTTTTTTGAGGTTAATACTGTTAATTCTTTTTGTACTTTACCCCTCTATCATGTTAGTGGATTAATGCAGTTTATGCGCTCTTTTTTAACAGGAGGTAAAATTATTATTTACCCCTATACAAGACTTAAACAAAATGATAAAATAGAGTTAGATTTAAGTGATTTTTTTATTTCTCTTGTGCCAACACAATTACAATTTCTATTAGATAATAAGCCTAAATTATTAACTCAATTTAAAACTATTTTATTAGGAGGCGCACCTGCTTGGCCATGTCTTTTGGACACCGCTAGAAACTATAAATTAAACGTAGCTCCTACTTATGGAATGACAGAAACTGCTTCTCAAATTGTTACCCTAAAACCAGAAAATTTTCTCTCAGGTAATCAAAGTACAGGTCAGGTTTTGCCTCATGCTAATATTTTAATTGATTCAAAAACAGGCTTGATTAGCATTCAAGCAAAGTCTTTATTTTTAGGTTACTATCCTCATCAAGAAAACCCTAATCAATTTATGACTGATGATTTAGGATATTTTGATCATGAAAACTATTTATATATTGTGGGTAGAAATAATCAAAAAATCATAACTGGTGGGGAAAATGTCTTTCCAAAAGAGATAGAATCTGCTATACTTGAGACAGGATTAGTCAAAGATATTAGTGTTATTGGAATTTTTGATCCTCAATGGGGACAAGCAGTCACTGCTCTTTATCTACCCAATAACTCCTCAGTTCAAGTAGAAGCAATTAAAGCCTCTATTAATTATAAATTAAGTAAATTTAAACAACCTAAATATTGGATTCCTTTAACTCAATTACCGCGAAACCAACAGGGTAAATTAAATTATCAGAAATTAAGAGAAATCGCTCTTACCTATCTAAATTGTAATAAATAA
- a CDS encoding COP23 domain-containing protein, producing the protein MSKQAKKHLNCLVNSAIFSFSLALLLNPLGAIAQKTPNDIIIDTSGQGSTPPPPPVNTSYDHPRFTCQMERGKYTVMYHPESQGSQPYPWAIPSDLGDGWTAQRRCNEISRRLEMYRPDGLLELKTGRQNNYNTICVTTQQDAACRIVLTVPPGKNAEITRNQIFQTLVAAEEGQYGQGVNAFSGGNSGNSLGNQLGQLLNGKIPQMGRQTPTNTASNAINLRPFLDPSDGGTGSKLRKNPSNSPSNSRTLNPDKYR; encoded by the coding sequence ATGAGTAAACAAGCTAAAAAACACTTAAATTGTTTAGTAAACAGTGCAATTTTTTCTTTTTCCCTTGCTCTTTTGTTGAACCCTTTGGGAGCGATCGCCCAAAAGACCCCCAATGATATTATTATTGATACCTCTGGTCAAGGTTCTACCCCTCCCCCACCTCCTGTTAATACCAGTTATGATCATCCTCGTTTTACCTGTCAGATGGAAAGAGGAAAATATACTGTTATGTATCATCCTGAAAGTCAAGGAAGTCAACCTTATCCTTGGGCAATTCCCAGTGATTTAGGAGATGGTTGGACAGCACAACGTCGTTGTAATGAAATTAGTCGTCGCTTAGAAATGTATCGACCGGATGGTTTATTAGAATTAAAAACAGGACGACAAAATAATTATAATACAATTTGTGTCACTACTCAACAAGATGCTGCTTGTCGCATTGTTTTAACGGTTCCTCCTGGTAAAAATGCCGAAATTACTCGTAATCAGATTTTCCAAACTTTAGTAGCTGCAGAGGAAGGACAATATGGTCAAGGTGTTAATGCTTTTTCTGGAGGAAATTCTGGTAATTCTTTAGGAAATCAATTAGGTCAACTTTTGAATGGAAAAATTCCCCAAATGGGTAGACAAACTCCAACTAATACCGCTAGTAATGCAATTAATTTAAGACCTTTTCTTGATCCCTCTGATGGTGGAACTGGATCAAAATTACGCAAGAACCCCTCAAATTCACCTTCAAATTCTCGTACACTTAACCCGGATAAGTATCGCTAA
- a CDS encoding helicase C-terminal domain-containing protein, with translation MARLVSRGLRLGRSAIIQTGSTVSRYGLSYLMPALLSDRSVLLVAPLKVQQRLFQDQIPCLQQWLQTDKVIKKAENTINFSNFTGLLMVSPQVWLSHYLTKRVDFPDHIPTLIDDADNLEKWTRDYLTLTLTPEHWQQLQTAYSAYGNLIQEVRFHLKNNIFSHPNNPYECYLIEGEAYDSLQHLGEVLTGESPLQQFYQQSQQPNQLVWASIDRQQQEFYLHISPLDVASILQPIWQASPVVLMGGFLDGDKTANTYRETIGLTDDILCLKFSHNRQNELIKLYIRDRFPLPNTPEFQGVLIEEIILLIKVCIQRSNPIIIIVNDTPLKSQVGTTLAAEFGSRVQVEKTTISDNSILISGWDFWDSYQEVLPIPQLLVMATLPIPSLENPLVAARVTYCKRQHKDWFRSYLLPTALKAIQRAVMPLRESQGIVALLDNRVNYRSYGHQILTALEPYAKINYIDASWFE, from the coding sequence ATGGCCCGCTTAGTTTCACGGGGGTTACGTTTAGGCCGTTCTGCTATCATTCAAACTGGTAGCACTGTCTCTCGTTATGGATTAAGTTATTTAATGCCAGCTTTATTAAGTGATCGCTCTGTTTTATTAGTAGCTCCTCTTAAGGTACAACAACGATTATTCCAAGACCAAATTCCTTGTCTTCAGCAATGGTTACAAACTGATAAAGTAATTAAAAAAGCAGAAAATACAATTAATTTTAGTAATTTTACAGGGCTTTTAATGGTATCTCCTCAAGTTTGGTTAAGCCATTATCTAACTAAACGAGTTGATTTTCCTGATCATATTCCCACTCTCATTGATGATGCGGATAACCTAGAAAAGTGGACAAGAGACTATCTTACTCTAACCCTTACCCCTGAGCATTGGCAACAATTACAAACCGCTTATTCTGCTTATGGTAATTTAATTCAAGAGGTTCGTTTTCATCTCAAAAATAACATTTTTAGTCATCCAAATAATCCTTATGAATGTTACCTCATCGAAGGAGAAGCTTATGATAGTTTACAACACTTAGGGGAAGTGTTAACGGGGGAATCTCCCTTGCAACAATTTTACCAACAAAGTCAACAACCAAATCAATTAGTTTGGGCATCTATTGATCGTCAACAGCAAGAATTTTATCTCCATATTAGTCCTTTAGATGTTGCTTCAATTTTACAACCTATCTGGCAAGCTTCCCCAGTCGTTTTAATGGGGGGTTTTTTAGATGGAGATAAAACCGCTAATACTTATCGCGAAACCATTGGTTTAACAGATGATATTCTTTGTTTAAAATTCTCTCATAATAGACAAAATGAATTAATTAAATTATATATTAGGGATCGTTTTCCTCTACCTAATACTCCTGAATTTCAAGGAGTTTTAATTGAAGAAATTATCCTTTTAATTAAAGTTTGTATTCAACGCTCAAATCCAATTATTATTATTGTTAATGATACTCCGTTAAAATCACAAGTAGGAACCACTTTAGCGGCTGAATTTGGTTCAAGAGTACAGGTAGAAAAAACAACTATTAGTGACAATAGTATTTTAATTAGTGGGTGGGATTTTTGGGATTCTTATCAGGAAGTATTACCTATTCCTCAATTATTAGTGATGGCAACTTTACCTATTCCTTCTTTAGAAAATCCCTTAGTAGCTGCCCGTGTTACTTATTGTAAGCGACAGCATAAAGATTGGTTTCGTTCTTATCTGCTTCCGACAGCATTAAAGGCTATACAAAGGGCCGTAATGCCTTTACGAGAATCTCAAGGAATTGTCGCTTTATTAGATAATAGAGTTAATTATAGAAGTTATGGTCATCAAATTTTGACGGCTTTAGAACCTTATGCTAAAATTAATTATATTGATGCTAGTTGGTTTGAATAA
- a CDS encoding DUF3474 domain-containing protein, with amino-acid sequence MQQPMTAYRPQPKVVDLPFSLQDIKEAIPPHCFESSVVKSLSYFVWDVFIVCVLYVIAHSLDSWFFWPIFWAMQGTMFWALFVVGHDCGHGSFSRYKWLNNLIGHLSHTPILVPFHGWRISHRTHHKNTGNIDTDESWYPITESKYNEMEWLEKFVRFKMVLFVYPLYLFKRTPGRKGTHFDPNSPLFRPSEKWDVLTSTICCSLMIGLLGFLTYQWGFLWLVKYYLGPYIVFVMWLDLVTFLHHTDPDIPWYRGENWYFLKGALSTVDHDYGFINDIHHNIGTHVAHHIFLTMPHYHLKTATEAIKPILGEYYRKSDHSILDAFIRGYNNCYVVPDEGGKVYCEPREL; translated from the coding sequence ATGCAGCAACCCATGACTGCGTATAGGCCGCAACCCAAAGTCGTTGACCTTCCCTTTAGTTTACAAGATATCAAAGAAGCAATTCCCCCCCATTGTTTTGAATCTTCTGTGGTTAAGTCTCTTTCTTATTTTGTTTGGGACGTTTTTATTGTTTGTGTCCTCTATGTGATCGCTCATAGTTTAGATTCTTGGTTTTTCTGGCCCATCTTTTGGGCAATGCAAGGAACCATGTTTTGGGCTTTATTTGTAGTAGGTCATGACTGTGGACACGGTTCATTTTCTCGTTATAAATGGCTAAATAATTTGATTGGTCATTTATCTCATACGCCTATTTTAGTGCCGTTTCATGGTTGGCGTATTAGTCACCGCACTCATCATAAAAATACAGGTAATATTGATACTGATGAAAGTTGGTATCCCATCACAGAATCTAAATATAATGAGATGGAATGGTTAGAAAAATTTGTCCGTTTTAAAATGGTTTTATTTGTCTATCCATTGTATTTATTTAAACGGACTCCGGGTAGAAAAGGAACTCATTTTGATCCGAATAGTCCTTTATTTCGTCCTTCTGAAAAATGGGATGTCCTCACCAGTACCATTTGTTGCTCATTAATGATAGGTTTATTAGGATTTCTCACCTATCAATGGGGCTTTTTATGGCTAGTTAAATACTATCTTGGCCCATACATTGTCTTTGTCATGTGGTTAGATTTAGTAACCTTTTTACATCATACTGATCCTGATATTCCTTGGTATCGTGGAGAAAATTGGTACTTCTTAAAAGGTGCTTTATCTACGGTTGATCATGATTATGGGTTTATCAATGATATTCATCATAATATCGGAACTCATGTGGCTCACCACATCTTTTTAACCATGCCTCATTACCATTTAAAGACAGCTACAGAAGCAATTAAACCAATTTTAGGTGAATATTACCGCAAGTCTGATCACTCAATTCTTGATGCTTTTATTCGGGGCTATAACAATTGTTATGTTGTACCTGATGAGGGTGGAAAGGTTTATTGTGAACCCAGAGAATTGTAA